A portion of the Gossypium arboreum isolate Shixiya-1 chromosome 8, ASM2569848v2, whole genome shotgun sequence genome contains these proteins:
- the LOC108466394 gene encoding non-specific lipid transfer protein GPI-anchored 10 — translation MTALAFTPILMLLLLVASLPTSLSQDPITPGPTVSDCSPRLVAFMPCAPFVQGNAPRPAQSCCDNLNQLYGLQPGCLCLLLNDTTLSAFPINRTLALQLPVLCKLQANSSSCSGLPYPSGSSGSQVSLGTNHNSSVAASSPMGNPNVPMAPRPSIMGLGFGRSKAGRLKAEGLLAMVAAAVILFSRLVLPYF, via the exons ATGACTGCTCTTGCCTTTACACCTATTCTCATGCTGTTGCTCTTGGTTGCCAGTCTTCCCACTTCCCTTTCTCAGGACCCTATCACCCCAGGACCAACCGTATCCGACTGTAGCCCACGTCTGGTGGCTTTCATGCCATGTGCACCATTTGTGCAAGGCAATGCTCCGAGACCAGCGCAGTCCTGCTGTGACAATCTCAATCAGCTCTATGGACTGCAGCCTGGTTGTCTTTGTCTCCTCCTCAATGACACCACTTTAAGTGCTTTTCCCATAAACAGGACTCTTGCACTGCAGTTACCTGTTCTTTGCAAGCTCCAAGCTAACAGCTCTTCTTGCTCAG GGTTGCCTTACCCTTCGGGTTCATCTGGTTCTCAAGTTTCTCTAGGGACAAATCATAACTCTTCTGTCGCTG CTTCTTCTCCCATGGGGAACCCAAATGTTCCAATGGCACCAAGACCAAGCATCATGGGGTTGGGGTTTGGCCGGAGCAAGGCTGGAAGATTGAAGGCAGAAGGCCTCTTAGCAATGGTGGCTGCTGCTGTTATTCTGTTTTCAAGACTCGTGCTTCCATACTTTTGA
- the LOC108466599 gene encoding LOW QUALITY PROTEIN: uncharacterized protein LOC108466599 (The sequence of the model RefSeq protein was modified relative to this genomic sequence to represent the inferred CDS: deleted 1 base in 1 codon; substituted 1 base at 1 genomic stop codon), with protein sequence MVVVAVVVMESEASTTNPPNISTPVSLLATTSSSPSPPLHLTSVAKKFSSRTGHFDNKNRRGSLTTKEQDEEKRTPEIEDENVVVGISLDNVGVSSSKVSVDRKPFPELPGLQLDLXEGTRWDVLSFLIQYLWAFGIVFALIACGISVATYNEGATDFKETPAYKESIQSRELLEEPDVSNSDVFDSNPTEVAPSLE encoded by the exons ATGGTAGTAGTAGCAGTGGTGGTAATGGAGTCCGAAGCCTCTACAACAAACCCTCCAAACATTTCTACCCCCGTTTCCCTCCTCGCCACCACATCCTCTTCCCCGTCTCCCCCGCTCCACTTAACTTCAGTAGCCAAAAAGTTCTCATCCCGAACTGGACACTTCGACAACAAGAACCGGAGGGGCAGTCTCACAACAAAAGAACAAGATGAGGAAAAACGGACGCCGGAGATTGAAGACGAAAATGTTGTTGTTGGGATTAGTTTAGATAACGTTGGTGTGAGTTCCTCTAAGGTTTCTGTTGACAGGAAACCATTTCCGGAACTTCCAGGTCTTCAACTGGATTTATAGGAAGGTACCCGGTGGGATGTTCTTAGTTTTCTTATTCAATATTTGTGGGCTTTTGGCATCGTTTTTGCG TTAATTGCATGTGGGATTTCTGTGGCTACTTACAACGAAGGGGCCACAGATTTTAAAGAGACTCCAGCATACAAAGAGTCTATACAGTCTCGAGAGCTTTTAGAAGAACCCGATGTCTCAAAT TCAGATGTATTTGATTCAAACCCTACTGAAGTTGCACCCAGTTTGGAATAG